The Nycticebus coucang isolate mNycCou1 chromosome 2, mNycCou1.pri, whole genome shotgun sequence genome includes a window with the following:
- the ZNF319 gene encoding zinc finger protein 319, which produces MSESWQQPPQTQPQQPQPPQPQHHAEPPPALAEHTLPPGTAENPLGCAVYGILLQPDPGLQPPQHAPLQAAGEPGPKCGVCGHDLAHLSSPHEHQCLAGHDRSFQCTQCLKIFHQATDLLEHQCVQAEQKPFVCGVCKMGFSLLTSLAQHHSAHTGLVKCSICEKTYKPTEATEPSTTAAPSLPAAPPPSAVPPAEQADKPYSCPICQKPFKHLSELSRHERIHTGEKPYKCTLCDKSFSQSSHLVHHKRTHSSERPYKCAVCEKTFKHRSHLVRHMYAHSGEHHLFRCNVCELHFKESSELLQHPCTPSGERPFRCGECQKAFKRPSDLRQHERTHSAERPFKCDLCPMGFKQQYALMRHRRTHKTEEPFKCGLCEKGFGQPSHLLYHQHVHTLETLFKCPVCQKGFDQSAELLRHKCLPGAAERPFKCPVCNKAYKRASALQKHQLAHCSAAEKPLRCTMCERRFFSSSEFVQHRCDPAREKPLKCPDCEKRFKYASDLQRHRRVHTGEKPYKCPNCDKAFKQREHLNKHQGVHAREQQFKCVWCGERFLDVALLQEHSAQHSAAAAAAEGAYQVAACLP; this is translated from the coding sequence ATGTCAGAAAGCTGGCAGCAGCCACCACAGACACAGCCGCAGCAGCCGCAGCCGCCGCAACCACAGCACCATGCAGAGCCACCACCAGCCCTGGCGGAGCACACGCTGCCCCCAGGCACGGCTGAGAACCCCCTGGGCTGTGCTGTCTATGGCATCCTCCTACAGCCGGATCCAGGCCTACAGCCCCCACAACATGCACCCCTGCAGGCAGCAGGTGAGCCGGGCCCCAAATGCGGTGTGTGTGGTCATGATCTGGCACACCTGTCCAGCCCGCACGAGCACCAGTGCCTGGCAGGCCATGACCGCTCATTCCAGTGTACCCAGTGTCTCAAGATCTTCCACCAGGCTACTGACCTGCTGGAGCACCAGTGCGTGCAGGCTGAGCAGAAGCCTTTTGTCTGCGGCGTCTGCAAGATGGGCTTCTCACTGCTTACCTCGCTGGCTCAGCACCACAGTGCACACACGGGCCTGGTGAAGTGTTCCATCTGTGAGAAGACCTACAAGCCCACCGAGGCAACTGAGCCTTCCACCACTGCGGCCCCATCACTTCCCGCAGCACCCCCACCGTCTGCCGTCCCCCCAGCAGAACAGGCTGACAAGCCCTACAGCTGCCCCATCTGCCAGAAGCCCTTCAAGCACCTGTCGGAGCTTTCCCGGCACGAGCGGATCCACACGGGCGAGAAGCCGTACAAGTGCACACTGTGCGACAAGAGCTTCAGCCAGTCTTCCCACCTGGTGCACCACAAGCGCACACACAGCTCGGAGCGGCCCTACAAGTGCGCGGTCTGCGAGAAGACCTTCAAGCACCGCTCTCACCTGGTGCGCCACATGTACGCGCACTCGGGCGAGCACCACCTATTCCGCTGTAACGTGTGCGAGCTGCATTTCAAAGAGTCATCAGAGCTGCTGCAGCACCCCTGCACGCCGAGCGGGGAGCGGCCCTTCCGCTGCGGCGAGTGCCAGAAGGCCTTCAAGCGGCCGTCGGACCTGCGGCAGCATGAGCGCACCCACAGCGCTGAGCGGCCCTTCAAGTGCGACCTGTGTCCCATGGGCTTCAAGCAGCAGTACGCACTCATGCGGCACCGGCGCACGCACAAGACGGAGGAGCCCTTCAAGTGCGGGCTGTGCGAGAAGGGCTTCGGGCAGCCCAGCCACCTGCTCTATCACCAGCACGTGCACACCCTTGAGACTCTCTTCAAGTGCCCCGTGTGCCAGAAGGGCTTCGATCAGTCGGCTGAGCTGCTGCGGCACAAGTGCCTGCCAGGCGCAGCGGAGAGGCCCTTCAAGTGCCCGGTGTGCAACAAGGCCTACAAGCGGGCGTCGGCCCTGCAGAAGCACCAGCTGGCCCACTGCTCGGCAGCAGAGAAACCCCTGCGCTGCACCATGTGCGAGCGCCGCTTCTTCTCCTCCTCCGAGTTCGTGCAGCACCGTTGTGACCCAGCCCGCGAGAAGCCGCTCAAGTGCCCGGACTGCGAGAAACGCTTCAAGTATGCGTCAGACCTGCAACGACACCGGCGGGTGCACACGGGAGAGAAGCCCTACAAGTGCCCCAACTGTGACAAAGCCTTCAAGCAGCGGGAGCATCTCAACAAGCACCAGGGCGTGCACGCCCGCGAGCAGCAGTTCAAGTGCGTGTGGTGTGGGGAGCGCTTCCTGGACGTGGCCCTGTTGCAAGAGCACAGTGCGCAGCACAGTGCCGCCGCTGCAGCCGCTGAGGGCGCCTACCAGGTAGCCGCCTGCCTGCCCTGA